Proteins encoded together in one Streptomyces sp. B1I3 window:
- a CDS encoding histidine triad nucleotide-binding protein, producing MAGEPQTDCLFCRIVTGDIPATIVRESDTTVAFRDINPQAPTHVLVIPKAHHPDAAALAAAEPQIAADVLREAGLVAADEGIAGTGYRIVLNTGSGAGQTVFHAHAHVLGGRGMQWPPG from the coding sequence ATGGCGGGAGAGCCGCAGACCGACTGCCTGTTCTGCAGGATCGTTACGGGTGACATCCCGGCGACCATCGTCCGCGAGAGCGACACGACCGTCGCCTTTCGCGACATAAATCCCCAGGCCCCCACCCACGTCCTGGTCATCCCCAAGGCGCACCACCCGGACGCTGCCGCACTCGCCGCGGCCGAGCCCCAGATCGCCGCCGACGTGCTGCGTGAGGCCGGTCTCGTCGCCGCGGACGAGGGAATCGCCGGGACGGGCTACCGCATCGTCCTCAACACCGGCTCGGGTGCCGGACAGACCGTGTTCCACGCGCACGCCCACGTCCTGGGTGGCCGCGGGATGCAGTGGCCCCCCGGCTAG
- a CDS encoding ribonuclease Z, which yields MSVRELVVLGTASQVPTRHRNHNGYLLRWDGEGILFDPGEGTQRQMLRAGVAAHDINRICVTHFHGDHSLGLAGVIQRINLDQVPHPVTAHFPAGGQQFFDRLRYATAYRQSVELAEAPVAADGILATTDAYTLDSHRLSHPVESYGYRLTEPDRRRMLPAKLAEHGIGGPDVGRLQREGALRGVTLEEVSEHRRGQRFAFVMDTRLCDGAFALADGCDMLVIESTFLDEDSRLAADHGHLTAGQAARVAKEAGVRHLVLTHFSQRYTDPGAFERQARAAGFDGELTIAQDLITIPVPTRHQ from the coding sequence GTGTCCGTACGAGAACTCGTGGTCCTCGGCACCGCCAGCCAGGTGCCGACACGCCACCGCAACCACAACGGCTACCTGCTGCGCTGGGACGGCGAAGGCATTCTCTTCGACCCGGGCGAGGGGACCCAGCGCCAGATGCTGAGGGCGGGCGTCGCCGCGCACGACATCAACCGGATCTGCGTCACGCACTTCCACGGCGACCACTCGCTCGGCCTGGCCGGGGTGATCCAGCGGATAAACCTCGACCAGGTCCCGCACCCCGTCACCGCGCATTTCCCGGCCGGTGGACAGCAGTTCTTCGACCGGCTGCGGTACGCGACGGCCTACCGCCAGTCCGTCGAGCTGGCCGAGGCACCCGTCGCCGCGGACGGCATCCTGGCCACCACGGACGCGTACACCCTGGACAGCCACCGGCTCTCGCACCCGGTCGAGTCCTACGGCTACCGCCTCACCGAACCCGACCGGCGGCGCATGCTGCCCGCGAAGCTCGCCGAGCACGGAATCGGCGGCCCGGACGTCGGACGGCTCCAGCGCGAGGGCGCCCTGCGTGGCGTCACTCTCGAGGAGGTGTCCGAACACCGTCGCGGACAGCGGTTCGCCTTCGTCATGGACACCCGGCTCTGCGACGGCGCGTTCGCGCTCGCCGACGGGTGCGACATGCTGGTCATCGAGTCGACCTTCCTCGACGAGGACAGCCGCCTCGCCGCCGACCACGGTCACCTCACCGCCGGACAGGCGGCACGGGTGGCGAAGGAGGCGGGCGTGCGGCACCTGGTGCTGACGCACTTCTCGCAGCGCTACACCGACCCCGGCGCCTTCGAGCGCCAGGCCAGGGCAGCCGGCTTCGATGGCGAACTGACCATCGCGCAGGACCTGATCACGATCCCCGTACCGACCCGACACCAGTGA
- a CDS encoding adenosine deaminase, translated as MHLPKAELHLHIEGTLEPELAFALAARNGVDLPYADTEELRTAYLFEDLQSFLDLYYALMAVLRTEDDFAELADAYLARAAAQGVRHAEIFFDPQAHTDRGVPIGTVIEGLGRALERSEETHGVSTQLIMCFLRDKSAESAMETLEAAGPYLHRISGVGLDSAEVGHPPAKFREVYEAAGALGLRKVAHAGEEGPPAYITEALDVLGVERVDHGLRCMEDPELVKRLVAERVPLTLCPLSNVRLRAVDVLEEHPLPAMMAAGLLCTVNSDDPAYFGGYAGDTFHAVHEALGLDREQLRTLARNSFEAAFLDHDEERRARYLSEVEAYAFD; from the coding sequence GTGCACCTCCCCAAAGCAGAGCTCCACCTCCACATCGAAGGGACCCTCGAACCCGAGCTGGCCTTCGCCCTCGCCGCACGCAACGGCGTGGACCTGCCCTACGCGGACACCGAAGAGCTGCGCACCGCCTACCTCTTCGAGGACCTGCAGAGCTTCCTCGACCTCTACTACGCCCTCATGGCCGTGCTGCGCACCGAGGACGACTTCGCCGAACTGGCCGACGCCTACCTCGCCCGCGCGGCCGCCCAGGGCGTCCGGCACGCGGAGATCTTCTTCGACCCGCAGGCCCACACCGACCGAGGCGTCCCGATCGGCACCGTGATCGAGGGACTCGGCAGGGCACTGGAGCGCAGCGAGGAGACGCACGGCGTCTCGACCCAGCTCATCATGTGCTTCCTGCGCGACAAGTCCGCGGAGTCGGCGATGGAGACGCTGGAGGCCGCCGGGCCGTACCTGCACCGGATCAGCGGCGTCGGCCTCGACTCCGCGGAGGTCGGCCACCCGCCCGCCAAGTTCCGTGAGGTGTACGAGGCGGCCGGCGCGCTCGGCCTGCGCAAGGTGGCCCACGCCGGCGAGGAGGGGCCGCCCGCCTACATCACCGAGGCCCTGGACGTCCTGGGCGTCGAACGCGTCGACCACGGGCTGCGCTGCATGGAGGACCCGGAGCTGGTGAAGCGGCTGGTCGCCGAGCGGGTACCGCTCACGCTCTGCCCGCTGTCCAACGTACGGCTGCGCGCGGTCGACGTGTTGGAGGAGCACCCGTTGCCGGCCATGATGGCCGCCGGACTGCTCTGCACGGTGAACTCCGACGACCCCGCCTACTTCGGCGGTTACGCCGGGGACACCTTCCACGCCGTCCACGAGGCCCTCGGCCTGGACCGCGAGCAGCTGCGCACCCTGGCGCGCAACTCCTTCGAGGCGGCTTTCCTCGACCACGACGAGGAGCGCAGGGCGCGTTACCTCTCCGAGGTCGAGGCGTACGCGTTCGACTGA
- a CDS encoding MFS transporter: protein MSSRPRAAWPLVAVFTAGYLAAYLLPTIVGRLGVHLGLSSAQAGLVGSALLLSSASAGFALAGRVERYGSRRLARAGLVLAVLGYGCAALTGSVPLVVAGVVIGGLGSGTATAVAAAGIATQRDPHRTSSLGLLSVSATAGALYLTVPHLGGGHRLPFASIALVALLVWPATSRLGGSLPAGAATSGGGRLPHRRSGLVLAGGMLVWSMAQNALWGVSSRIGVAQVGLSEVTVGAVFAAALGAGLLGVMGAGMLGARLGRAVPIGVGTMIIAASIVLSSSAQDIDSFATGEIVWNTFYPVVLSYLIGLAASLDVRGRWAVLAGSAASVGTACGPVLGSVLSEQAGYAVMGLILGAATLLVAAPVTAVALHTGGRPLVPGSVRRRGGAPAALLAATTGSLPGAVPKLGAPEQAVTEISVPGLRRRRPVRSAFRAAGPAGGAGQSNAYASTSER, encoded by the coding sequence ATGTCCTCGCGCCCGCGCGCCGCGTGGCCCCTGGTCGCCGTGTTCACCGCCGGTTACCTCGCCGCCTATCTGCTCCCCACCATCGTCGGCCGTCTCGGCGTCCACCTGGGGCTGAGTTCCGCCCAGGCCGGCCTGGTCGGCAGTGCCCTCCTGCTGAGTTCCGCATCGGCCGGTTTCGCCCTGGCGGGACGCGTCGAGCGGTACGGCTCGCGCAGACTCGCGCGCGCCGGGCTGGTGCTGGCGGTGCTGGGATACGGCTGTGCGGCGCTGACCGGCTCGGTGCCGCTGGTGGTCGCCGGCGTGGTGATCGGCGGGCTCGGCTCGGGTACGGCGACCGCGGTCGCGGCGGCCGGCATCGCCACGCAGCGCGATCCGCACCGGACCTCGTCGCTGGGGCTGCTGAGCGTCTCGGCGACGGCGGGCGCCCTCTACCTGACGGTCCCTCACCTGGGCGGCGGCCACCGGCTGCCCTTCGCCTCGATCGCCCTGGTCGCCCTCCTCGTCTGGCCGGCCACCTCACGGCTGGGCGGCTCCCTGCCCGCGGGCGCGGCCACGTCCGGCGGGGGACGGCTGCCGCACCGGCGCTCGGGACTGGTGCTCGCGGGCGGGATGCTCGTCTGGTCCATGGCACAGAACGCCCTGTGGGGGGTGAGCAGCCGCATCGGTGTCGCGCAGGTGGGGCTCTCCGAGGTGACGGTCGGCGCGGTGTTCGCCGCGGCGCTCGGGGCCGGCCTGCTCGGTGTCATGGGCGCCGGCATGCTGGGTGCGCGGCTCGGACGGGCGGTGCCGATCGGCGTCGGGACGATGATCATCGCGGCGAGCATCGTGCTCAGCTCGTCGGCCCAGGACATCGACTCGTTCGCGACCGGCGAGATCGTGTGGAACACCTTCTACCCGGTGGTCCTGTCCTACCTGATCGGCCTGGCCGCCTCGCTGGACGTGCGTGGCCGCTGGGCGGTCCTCGCGGGCTCGGCGGCGTCCGTCGGTACGGCGTGCGGCCCCGTCCTCGGCAGTGTGCTCTCGGAGCAGGCGGGCTACGCGGTGATGGGCCTGATCCTGGGGGCGGCCACGCTCCTGGTCGCCGCCCCGGTCACCGCCGTCGCGCTGCACACCGGTGGCCGCCCGCTGGTGCCCGGCTCGGTACGCCGCCGTGGCGGCGCCCCCGCCGCGCTGCTCGCGGCCACGACCGGCAGCCTGCCCGGCGCGGTTCCCAAGCTGGGTGCGCCGGAGCAGGCGGTCACGGAGATCAGCGTGCCCGGGCTGCGCCGCCGGCGGCCGGTCAGGAGCGCGTTCCGTGCGGCCGGTCCCGCGGGTGGAGCCGGTCAGTCGAACGCGTACGCCTCGACCTCGGAGAGGTAA
- a CDS encoding carbohydrate kinase family protein: MSTDDARIDQLLDPLLGLRAPQDPACDVFLTGTVFLDIIFTGLDSAPVRGTESWARGMGSSPGGVANMATALARLGLHTSLAAAFGEDHYGEYCWDALEQGEGIDLSMSRTVPGWHSPVTVSMAYEGERTMVSHGHEAPAPAGSAVPGRSFPHCPPRARAAIASLTPGRREPWVAGAARNGALVFADVGWDETGRWDLDALPDLEHCQAFLPNAEEAMRYTRTDCPRAAAHALAERVPLAVVTLGAQGAYAVDREAGTAAEVPAIEVEALDPTGAGDVFVAGFVTGTLAGWPLADRLAFAGLTAALSVQEFGGSLSAPGWAEVAAWWQRVRTCAGQDPAALERYAFLDELLPAASRGWPLRRAVPTIGFRQ, encoded by the coding sequence GTGAGCACAGACGACGCACGCATCGACCAGCTGCTCGACCCCCTGCTCGGGCTGCGGGCTCCGCAGGACCCCGCCTGCGACGTCTTCCTGACGGGCACGGTCTTCCTGGACATCATCTTCACCGGTCTGGACAGCGCACCAGTCCGCGGCACCGAGTCGTGGGCCCGGGGCATGGGCTCCAGCCCCGGAGGCGTCGCCAACATGGCCACCGCGCTCGCCCGGCTCGGACTCCACACGTCGCTGGCCGCGGCGTTCGGCGAGGACCACTACGGGGAGTACTGCTGGGACGCCCTCGAACAGGGCGAGGGCATCGACCTCTCGATGTCGCGCACGGTTCCCGGATGGCACTCGCCGGTCACCGTCTCCATGGCGTACGAGGGCGAGCGCACCATGGTCTCGCACGGCCACGAGGCGCCCGCCCCCGCCGGCTCCGCCGTGCCCGGCCGGAGCTTCCCGCACTGCCCGCCGCGTGCCCGTGCCGCCATCGCCTCGCTGACCCCCGGCCGCAGGGAGCCGTGGGTGGCCGGCGCGGCCCGCAACGGCGCTCTCGTCTTCGCCGACGTCGGCTGGGACGAGACCGGCCGCTGGGACCTGGACGCGCTGCCCGACCTCGAACACTGCCAGGCCTTCCTCCCCAACGCCGAGGAGGCGATGCGTTACACCCGCACCGACTGCCCCCGCGCGGCGGCCCACGCCCTGGCCGAGCGGGTGCCGCTCGCCGTCGTCACCCTGGGTGCGCAGGGCGCGTACGCGGTGGACCGGGAGGCCGGGACCGCCGCCGAGGTGCCCGCCATCGAGGTGGAGGCCCTGGACCCCACCGGAGCGGGCGACGTCTTCGTCGCCGGGTTCGTCACCGGCACCCTGGCCGGCTGGCCGCTCGCCGACCGCCTCGCCTTCGCCGGACTCACCGCGGCCCTCTCGGTGCAGGAATTCGGCGGATCGCTGTCCGCCCCCGGCTGGGCGGAGGTCGCCGCCTGGTGGCAGCGCGTGCGCACCTGCGCCGGCCAGGACCCGGCGGCACTGGAGCGGTACGCGTTCCTCGACGAACTGCTGCCGGCCGCGAGCCGGGGGTGGCCGCTGCGCCGGGCCGTACCCACGATCGGCTTCCGGCAGTGA
- a CDS encoding PhoH family protein: protein MTQSPTQPQARAQITIPAAHPMVMLLGSGDSLLRVIETAFPAVDIHVRGNEISATGSAADVALIQRLFDEMVLVLRTGLPMTEDAVERSIAMLRASGNGDGDGDETPAEVLTQNILSNRGRTIRPKTLNQKRYVDAIDKHTIVFGIGPAGTGKTYLAMAKAVQALQSKQVSRIILTRPAVEAGERLGFLPGTLFDKIDPYLRPLYDALHDMLDPDSIPRLMAAGTIEVAPLAYMRGRTLNDAFIILDEAQNTSAEQMKMFLTRLGFDSKIVITGDVTQVDLPSGTKSGLRQVQEILEGLDDVHFSRLTSQDVVRHKLVGRIVDAYEKYDNAEGRDGRNGK, encoded by the coding sequence ATGACTCAGTCACCCACACAGCCGCAGGCGCGTGCCCAGATCACGATCCCGGCCGCACACCCCATGGTGATGCTCCTGGGATCGGGCGACTCCCTGCTTCGCGTGATCGAAACGGCGTTCCCGGCCGTCGATATCCATGTCCGGGGCAATGAGATCAGTGCGACTGGAAGCGCGGCGGACGTCGCTCTCATCCAGCGCCTGTTCGACGAGATGGTGCTGGTGCTCCGCACGGGGCTGCCGATGACGGAGGACGCTGTGGAACGCTCGATCGCCATGCTCAGGGCGAGCGGCAATGGCGACGGGGACGGCGACGAGACCCCCGCGGAGGTGCTGACCCAGAACATCCTCTCCAACCGCGGCCGCACGATCCGCCCCAAGACGCTCAACCAGAAGCGCTACGTCGACGCCATCGACAAGCACACCATTGTCTTCGGTATCGGCCCCGCGGGCACCGGCAAGACCTACCTCGCGATGGCCAAGGCGGTCCAGGCCCTGCAGTCCAAGCAGGTCAGCCGGATCATCCTGACCAGGCCCGCCGTCGAGGCGGGGGAGCGGCTCGGCTTTCTGCCCGGCACGCTCTTCGACAAGATCGACCCGTATCTGCGCCCGCTCTACGACGCGCTGCACGACATGCTCGACCCCGACTCCATCCCCCGGCTCATGGCCGCGGGCACGATAGAGGTCGCGCCACTGGCGTACATGCGGGGCCGCACGCTGAACGACGCCTTCATCATCCTCGACGAGGCGCAGAACACCAGCGCCGAGCAGATGAAGATGTTCCTCACCCGGCTCGGCTTCGACTCGAAGATCGTCATCACCGGTGACGTCACCCAGGTCGACCTGCCGAGCGGCACGAAGAGCGGCCTGCGCCAGGTCCAGGAGATCCTGGAAGGCCTGGACGACGTGCACTTCTCCCGGCTCACCTCCCAGGATGTCGTCCGGCACAAGCTGGTCGGCCGTATCGTCGACGCGTACGAGAAGTACGACAACGCAGAGGGCCGTGACGGCCGCAACGGGAAGTAG
- the ybeY gene encoding rRNA maturation RNase YbeY — MSIDVNNESGTEVDEQAILDIARYALARMRIHPLSELSVIVVDTAAMEQLHIQWMDLPGPTDVMSFPMDELRPPSKDDEEPPQGLLGDIVLCPEVAKKQGEEAETRHSMDEELQLLTVHGVLHLLGYDHEEPDEKAEMFGLQAAIVDGWRGEHGLTGPSPAPTVS; from the coding sequence ATGTCGATCGACGTCAACAACGAATCCGGGACCGAGGTCGACGAGCAGGCGATCCTCGACATCGCCCGCTACGCCCTCGCCCGGATGCGGATCCACCCGCTGTCCGAACTCTCGGTGATCGTGGTGGACACCGCGGCCATGGAGCAGCTCCACATCCAGTGGATGGACCTCCCTGGCCCGACGGACGTCATGTCCTTCCCGATGGACGAGCTGCGCCCGCCGTCCAAGGACGACGAGGAGCCCCCGCAGGGGCTCCTCGGCGACATCGTGCTCTGCCCGGAGGTCGCGAAGAAGCAGGGCGAGGAGGCGGAGACCCGGCACTCGATGGACGAGGAGCTCCAGCTGCTCACCGTGCACGGTGTGCTGCACCTTCTCGGATACGACCACGAGGAGCCGGACGAGAAGGCCGAGATGTTCGGGCTCCAGGCGGCGATCGTCGACGGCTGGCGCGGTGAGCACGGGCTGACCGGGCCGTCCCCGGCCCCCACCGTCTCGTGA
- a CDS encoding hemolysin family protein, whose protein sequence is MSVPLVTGAVLLIVVGWLAACAEAGIARTSSFRAAEAVRVGRRGSAKLEQVAADPTRYLNVALLVRVACEMSAGVLVAYACLQEFAQTWEALAVAMGVMVLVSYVAIGVSPRTIGRQHPLNTATAAAYVLLPLARIMGPVPQLLILLGNALTPGKGFRKGPFASEAELRAMVDLAEQESLIEDEERRMVHSVFELGDTLVREVMVPRTDLVAIERYKTVRQALTLALRSGFSRIPVTGENEDDIVGIVYLKDLVRKTHINREAEADLVSTAMRPAAFVPDTKNAGDLLREMQQERSHVAVVIDEYGGTAGIVTIEDILEEIVGEITDEYDRELPPVQELENGCYRVTARLDIGDLGELFGLDEYDDEDVETVGGLLAKALGRVPIAGASSVVDLPDGRKIRLTAESPAGRRNKIVTVLVEPDGTEAE, encoded by the coding sequence GTGAGCGTTCCCCTCGTCACGGGCGCCGTACTGCTGATCGTCGTCGGCTGGCTGGCGGCGTGCGCCGAGGCCGGTATCGCCCGCACGTCCAGTTTCCGGGCGGCGGAGGCGGTCCGCGTCGGGCGGCGGGGCAGCGCCAAGCTGGAGCAGGTGGCCGCCGACCCCACCCGCTACCTCAACGTGGCGCTGCTCGTCCGGGTCGCCTGCGAGATGTCGGCCGGAGTGCTCGTCGCCTACGCCTGCCTGCAGGAGTTCGCCCAGACGTGGGAGGCGCTGGCCGTCGCCATGGGAGTGATGGTCCTCGTCAGCTACGTCGCCATCGGGGTCTCGCCGCGCACCATCGGCCGTCAGCACCCGCTGAACACGGCGACGGCGGCGGCGTACGTCCTGCTGCCGCTGGCAAGGATCATGGGCCCCGTCCCGCAGCTCCTGATCCTCCTGGGCAACGCCCTGACCCCCGGCAAGGGCTTCCGCAAGGGCCCCTTCGCCAGTGAGGCCGAACTGCGGGCGATGGTCGACCTCGCGGAGCAGGAGTCGCTCATCGAGGACGAGGAACGCCGCATGGTGCACTCCGTCTTCGAGCTGGGTGACACGCTCGTGCGCGAGGTGATGGTGCCCCGCACCGACCTGGTCGCCATCGAGCGCTACAAGACGGTCCGCCAGGCGCTCACCCTCGCCCTGCGCTCCGGCTTCTCCCGGATCCCCGTCACCGGGGAGAACGAGGACGACATCGTCGGGATCGTGTACCTCAAGGACCTGGTCCGCAAGACGCACATCAACAGGGAGGCGGAGGCCGACCTGGTCTCCACGGCGATGCGCCCCGCGGCGTTCGTGCCCGACACGAAGAACGCCGGTGACCTGCTGCGCGAGATGCAGCAGGAGCGCAGCCACGTCGCCGTCGTCATCGACGAGTACGGCGGCACCGCGGGAATCGTCACCATCGAGGACATCCTCGAGGAGATCGTCGGGGAGATCACCGACGAGTACGACCGTGAACTACCGCCGGTCCAGGAGCTGGAGAACGGCTGCTACCGAGTGACGGCGCGACTCGACATCGGCGACCTCGGTGAGCTGTTCGGTCTCGACGAGTACGACGACGAGGACGTGGAGACGGTCGGCGGCCTGCTGGCCAAGGCGCTCGGGCGGGTCCCGATCGCCGGCGCCTCGTCGGTGGTCGACCTTCCCGACGGGCGGAAGATCCGCCTGACCGCCGAGTCCCCGGCCGGGCGCAGGAACAAGATCGTGACGGTGCTCGTGGAACCGGACGGGACGGAAGCGGAATGA
- a CDS encoding MmcQ/YjbR family DNA-binding protein has protein sequence MTPQELRAFCLDFDAGTEEFPFGPETSVFKVLGKMFALSALDARPLTVNLKCDPDEALRLREEHDAIVPGWHMNKRHWNTVTVSGLPDRMVRELVEDSYDLVVAGLPKAERLRLDRP, from the coding sequence ATGACACCACAGGAACTGCGCGCGTTCTGCCTGGACTTCGACGCGGGTACGGAGGAGTTCCCGTTCGGGCCCGAGACCTCGGTGTTCAAGGTGCTCGGGAAGATGTTCGCCCTCAGTGCCCTGGACGCGAGACCGCTCACGGTCAACCTCAAGTGCGACCCGGACGAGGCGCTGCGACTCCGCGAGGAGCACGACGCGATCGTGCCCGGCTGGCACATGAACAAGCGGCACTGGAACACGGTGACGGTCTCCGGACTCCCGGACCGGATGGTCCGGGAACTGGTGGAGGACAGCTACGACCTGGTGGTGGCCGGCCTTCCGAAAGCGGAACGGCTGCGCCTGGACCGGCCGTAG